One part of the Dioscorea cayenensis subsp. rotundata cultivar TDr96_F1 chromosome 2, TDr96_F1_v2_PseudoChromosome.rev07_lg8_w22 25.fasta, whole genome shotgun sequence genome encodes these proteins:
- the LOC120277800 gene encoding serine carboxypeptidase-like 2 isoform X1 — translation MGSRERIGKISAALKLSSYSMSATSLVFSLLLVLPLCLWIPSPTLAHSLVSQLPGFPGSLPFHLETGYVNVDEEMDGNLFYYFIESENNPKQDPVILWLTGGPGCSSFCGLAFEIGPMAFDPPGYQEGLPTLFYNPLTWTKLCNIIFLDSPIGTGFSYSNRYDEYKLDDYKSTQDIHTFLRKWFADHPEFISNPFYIAGDSYSGMIVPVVAQKIANDNDNGVEHPFNLKGYLLGNPITDYKFDHEAKIPFVHGMGLISNELHEAIRTSCEGEYYTFPRNEQCTKNIELMDECLAGINPVNVLDPVCPFASPKPVRFNADRTLLEEQTMKELHLTKSDLSKECKTSGYLLAANWANNVTVRESLEIHEGTVKQWQRCDRSMPYTSNYQSVVEYHHDLTKRGYKALIYSGDHDMNAPHVGTQAWIKSLNLTIVDDWRPWMVDSQVAGFTRKYFNNLTFATVKGAGHTAPEYKQKECLAMFQRWINDIPL, via the exons ATGGGGAGTCGTGAAAG AATTGGAAAAATTTCTGCAGCTTTGAAGCTCTCATCATACTCCATGTCTGCAACTTCCCTTGTATTCTCACTACTACTAGTACTACCTCTCTGTTTATGGATACCAAGCCCAACTCTTGCTCATTCTCTTGTCTCTCAACTCCCTGGATTTCCAGGTTCTTTGCCTTTCCATCTTGAGACTGG GTATGTGAATGTGGATGAGGAGATGGATGGCAATTTGTTCTATTACTTTATTGAGTCTGAGAACAATCCTAAGCAGGATCCAGTCATACTCTGGCTCACTGGAGGCCCTGGCTGCTCTAGTTTTTGTGGCTTAGCTTTCGAAAtcg GACCTATGGCGTTTGATCCTCCTGGATATCAAGAAGGTCTTCCTACATTGTTCTACAACCCATTGACATGGACAAAG CTTTGCAACATCATCTTCCTTGATTCTCCGATTGGCACTGGATTCTCATACTCGAATCGCTACGATGAGTATAAATtagatgactacaaatctacCCAAGATATCCACACTTTCCTCAGGAAG TGGTTTGCTGATCATCCTGAATTCATCTCGAATCCCTTTTATATTGCTGGAGATTCATATTCCGGAATGATTGTGCCAGTAGTTGCTCAGAAAATAGCAAATG ATAATGATAATGGAGTAGAGCATCCATTCAATCTCAAG GGTTATCTACTTGGCAATCCAATAACAGATTATAAGTTTGATCATGAGGCAAAAATACCTTTTGTACATGGAATGGGTCTCATATCTAATGAACTTCATGAg GCAATTCGGACAAGTTGTGAAGGGGAGTACTACACATTTCCTAGAAATGAGCAGTGTaccaaaaacattgaattaatgGATGAG TGCCTTGCCGGAATTAATCCGGTTAATGTTTTAGACCCAGTGTGCCCTTTTGCGAGCCCGAAACCAGTCAGATTCAATGCAGATAGAACATTACTGGAAGAGCAAACAATGAAAGAACTTCATTTAACAAAATCAGATCTTAGTAAAGAGTGTAag ACTTCAGGATATCTGCTTGCTGCCAACTGGGCTAATAATGTTACTGTAAGGGAGTCTCTAGAAATCCATGAA GGAACAGTAAAACAATGGCAACGTTGTGATAGGAGCATGCCGTATACTTCTAATTATCAAAGTGTTGTAGAATATCATCATGATCTTACAAAGAGGGGCTATAAAGCGCTTATTTACAG TGGAGATCATGACATGAATGCGCCTCATGTGGGAACACAAGCATGGATAAAATCTCTCAATTTAACCATTGTTGATGACTGGAGACCTTGGATGGTTGATTCCCAGGTTGCAGG GTTCACAAGGAAGTACTTCAATAATCTGacatttgctacagtgaaa GGTGCAGGACACACAGCTCCAGAGTACAAGCAAAAGGAATGCCTTGCTATGTTTCAGAGATGGATAAATGATATACCTTTGTAA
- the LOC120277800 gene encoding serine carboxypeptidase-like 2 isoform X2: MSATSLVFSLLLVLPLCLWIPSPTLAHSLVSQLPGFPGSLPFHLETGYVNVDEEMDGNLFYYFIESENNPKQDPVILWLTGGPGCSSFCGLAFEIGPMAFDPPGYQEGLPTLFYNPLTWTKLCNIIFLDSPIGTGFSYSNRYDEYKLDDYKSTQDIHTFLRKWFADHPEFISNPFYIAGDSYSGMIVPVVAQKIANDNDNGVEHPFNLKGYLLGNPITDYKFDHEAKIPFVHGMGLISNELHEAIRTSCEGEYYTFPRNEQCTKNIELMDECLAGINPVNVLDPVCPFASPKPVRFNADRTLLEEQTMKELHLTKSDLSKECKTSGYLLAANWANNVTVRESLEIHEGTVKQWQRCDRSMPYTSNYQSVVEYHHDLTKRGYKALIYSGDHDMNAPHVGTQAWIKSLNLTIVDDWRPWMVDSQVAGFTRKYFNNLTFATVKGAGHTAPEYKQKECLAMFQRWINDIPL; encoded by the exons ATGTCTGCAACTTCCCTTGTATTCTCACTACTACTAGTACTACCTCTCTGTTTATGGATACCAAGCCCAACTCTTGCTCATTCTCTTGTCTCTCAACTCCCTGGATTTCCAGGTTCTTTGCCTTTCCATCTTGAGACTGG GTATGTGAATGTGGATGAGGAGATGGATGGCAATTTGTTCTATTACTTTATTGAGTCTGAGAACAATCCTAAGCAGGATCCAGTCATACTCTGGCTCACTGGAGGCCCTGGCTGCTCTAGTTTTTGTGGCTTAGCTTTCGAAAtcg GACCTATGGCGTTTGATCCTCCTGGATATCAAGAAGGTCTTCCTACATTGTTCTACAACCCATTGACATGGACAAAG CTTTGCAACATCATCTTCCTTGATTCTCCGATTGGCACTGGATTCTCATACTCGAATCGCTACGATGAGTATAAATtagatgactacaaatctacCCAAGATATCCACACTTTCCTCAGGAAG TGGTTTGCTGATCATCCTGAATTCATCTCGAATCCCTTTTATATTGCTGGAGATTCATATTCCGGAATGATTGTGCCAGTAGTTGCTCAGAAAATAGCAAATG ATAATGATAATGGAGTAGAGCATCCATTCAATCTCAAG GGTTATCTACTTGGCAATCCAATAACAGATTATAAGTTTGATCATGAGGCAAAAATACCTTTTGTACATGGAATGGGTCTCATATCTAATGAACTTCATGAg GCAATTCGGACAAGTTGTGAAGGGGAGTACTACACATTTCCTAGAAATGAGCAGTGTaccaaaaacattgaattaatgGATGAG TGCCTTGCCGGAATTAATCCGGTTAATGTTTTAGACCCAGTGTGCCCTTTTGCGAGCCCGAAACCAGTCAGATTCAATGCAGATAGAACATTACTGGAAGAGCAAACAATGAAAGAACTTCATTTAACAAAATCAGATCTTAGTAAAGAGTGTAag ACTTCAGGATATCTGCTTGCTGCCAACTGGGCTAATAATGTTACTGTAAGGGAGTCTCTAGAAATCCATGAA GGAACAGTAAAACAATGGCAACGTTGTGATAGGAGCATGCCGTATACTTCTAATTATCAAAGTGTTGTAGAATATCATCATGATCTTACAAAGAGGGGCTATAAAGCGCTTATTTACAG TGGAGATCATGACATGAATGCGCCTCATGTGGGAACACAAGCATGGATAAAATCTCTCAATTTAACCATTGTTGATGACTGGAGACCTTGGATGGTTGATTCCCAGGTTGCAGG GTTCACAAGGAAGTACTTCAATAATCTGacatttgctacagtgaaa GGTGCAGGACACACAGCTCCAGAGTACAAGCAAAAGGAATGCCTTGCTATGTTTCAGAGATGGATAAATGATATACCTTTGTAA
- the LOC120277816 gene encoding serine carboxypeptidase-like 17 translates to MPFSTAMASCLRLQPLCELLLLLWPLFISASIVTHLPGFHGPLPFHLDTGYVGVDEVQLFYYFIESEGNPVEDPLILWLTGGPGCSSFCGLFFEVGPLKFRRVKYNGSLPTLKYHPSSWTKISNMIFLDSPVGSGFSFSNNPETYVDGDVTSSLRVHKFLRKWLIDHPQFLPNPLYIAGDSYAGKVVPIITDLISQGIESGAPPPLNLKGYLIGNPFTGEAIDINARVPYAHNMGIISDEIYKSTTISCEGEDYENPTNAVCAEKLQVVKKYFDEINIKHILEPKCMRASPKPKNLSKERRFLNDEHGKFIMPPDVPALNCRSYYLGYIWANNDDVRDALHVQKGTVQEWIRCNHDLQYAYDIPSSVKYHHKLTSRRYRALVYSGDHDLVIPHIGTQTWIRSLNYSIVDDWRSWFSSGQIAGYTRAYDNNLTFATIKGGGHTIQEENLRESLTMIKRWLSSKPL, encoded by the exons ATGCCATTCTCCACCGCCATGGCTTCTTGTCTTCGTCTCCAGCCACTGTGTGAGCTGCTACTGCTCCTATGGCCACTGTTCATCTCTGCTTCCATTGTTACTCATCTTCCTGGTTTTCATGGTCCACTTCCCTTCCACCTTGACACTGG ATATGTTGGTGTGGATGAAGTGCAACTCTTTTATTACTTCATAGAGTCTGAGGGAAATCCAGTTGAGGACCCTCTTATTCTTTGGCTTACTGGTGGCCCTGGTTGCTCTTCTTTCTGTGGCCTCTTCTTTGAAgttg GTCCTCTGAAGTTCAGGAGGGTGAAGTATAATGGTAGCTTGCCAACACTTAAGTATCATCCTTCCTCTTGGACTAAG atctcAAATATGATCTTCTTAGATTCTCCTGTTGGATCTGGATTCTCATTCTCAAATAATCCAGAGACATACGTTGATGGTGATGTCACTTCATCCTTgagagttcacaagtttctGAGAAAG TGGCTGATTGACCACCCACAGTTCCTCCCCAATCCTCTGTATATTGCTGGAGATTCATATGCTGGCAAAGTTGTTCCAATCATCACTGACTTAATATCACAAG GTATTGAATCTGGTGCTCCACCTCCTCTGAATCTAAAG GGATATTTGATTGGCAACCCATTTACCGGGgaagcaatcgatataaatgctCGGGTTCCATATGCTCATAATATGGGGATCATTTCTGATGAGATTTACAAG TCCACAACTATTTCTTGTGAAGGAGAGGATTATGAAAATCCTACCAATGCTGTGTGTGCTGAGAAGCTTCAAGTTGTGAAAAAG tattttgatgaaattaatataaAGCACATTTTGGAGCCAAAGTGCATGCGAGCATCACCAAAACCAAAGAACTTAAGCAAAGAAAGGCGATTTCTCAACGATGAGCACGGAAAGTTTATCATGCCACCAGATGTTCCTGCTCTCAACTGCAGA TCTTATTATTTAGGCTACATTTGGGCAAACAATGATGATGTGAGAGATGCTCTCCACGTCCAGAAG GGAACTGTCCAGGAATGGATCAGATGTAATCATGATTTGCAGTATGCCTATGATATTCCAAGCAGTGTAAAATACCATCACAAGCTCACAAGCCGACGCTATCGAGCTCTTGTTTACAG TGGGGATCATGATCTAGTGATACCACATATAGGAACCCAGACATGGATAAGATCTCTGAACTACTCCATTGTTGATGACTGGAGATCTTGGTTCTCTAGCGGGCAAATTGCAGG ATACACAAGAGCATATGACAACAATCTTACATTCGCTACTATAAAG GGAGGTGGTCACACAATTCAAGAGGAAAACCTGAGGGAGAGTCTGACCATGATTAAGAGATGGCTTTCATCTAAACCCTTGTAG